The following proteins are encoded in a genomic region of Maniola jurtina chromosome 17, ilManJurt1.1, whole genome shotgun sequence:
- the LOC123873737 gene encoding F-box/LRR-repeat protein 15, with the protein MNTKRNTHIFDLYWEDILVSKILPYLTIRECFQFRCVSKTCLQIVNMYFAKLKSLKLMNKGFSPHTFEVFAATCTKLRVLNLSRCKNITDADLIPILRQNRGLTSLNLSFCYNLTAKCLQPAILYCNQLKILKLGKCAWLTTGAMEALALHQSKLEDVDLGYCINISEGCVLVFIKKFRQIKTLNLEGNKQITDKCLYTMSKYSSELKLLNLGACSEITDKGVLALALHCNNLEGLLVRGCLKVTETSLRLLRKNRVHLDRRPAEYPLPIYPI; encoded by the exons aTGAATACCAAAAGAAACACGCACATTTTTGACTTGTACTGGGAAGATATTTTAGTGTCGAAAATCTTGCCGTATCTTACTATAAGAGAATGCTTCCAATTTCGCTGTGTTTCCAAAACATGTCTCCAAattgtaaatatgtattttgCGAAGCTGAAATCATTGAAACTGATGAACAAAGGGTTTTCGCCACACACTTTTGAA GTCTTTGCAGCAACATGTACAAAGCTAAGAGTTCTCAACTTAAGCAGATGCAAAAATATCACAGACGCAGACTTAATACCCATCCTGCGGCAAAATCGTGGACTAACCAGCTTGAATTTGAGCTTCTGCTATAACCTGACTGCTAAATGTTTGCAACCCGCCATACTGTATTGTAACCAGTTGAAAATATTGAAGCTGGGAAAGTGTGCATGGTTAACCACAGGTGCTATGGAGGCATTAGCATTACACCAGAGCAAGCTAGAAGACGTAGATTTGGGATACTGCATCAACATCTCGGAGGGATGTGTACTGGTCTTTATTAAGAAATTTAgacaaataaaaactttaaacttaGAAGGCAATAAGCAGATTACTGATAAATGTCTGTACACTATGTCCAAGTACAGCAGTGAATTGAAGTTACTTAATTTGGGTGCATGCAGTGAAATTACTGATAAAGGAGTCCT GGCTTTAGCATTACACTGCAATAATCTAGAGGGCCTACTGGTCAGAGGATGCCTCAAAGTGACAGAGACAAGTCTGCGGCTCTTGAGGAAAAACCGGGTTCACCTTGACAGAAGGCCGGCTGAATATCCTTTACCTATTTATCCAATATAA